Proteins encoded within one genomic window of Oncorhynchus masou masou isolate Uvic2021 chromosome 1, UVic_Omas_1.1, whole genome shotgun sequence:
- the LOC135539822 gene encoding protein GUCD1-like isoform X2, producing the protein MSDDAVLLNVPVIRQLYHWDCGLACSRMVLKYLHPVSDEEFQGACWELKLTQSVWTIDLAYLMCQLRIRHRFCTQTLGVDKGFRNQSFYKKHFDTEEDRVNELFLKAESKGVVVNKCSVTIQEIQEHIYQGHVAIVLVNAVVLVCELCSSPVKYCCFLPVGQKCFCRKPEYQGHFVVVCGFNRSTGCIFYNNPAYSDRVCCTSISNFEEARMSYGTDEDILFIFKES; encoded by the exons ATGATGCTGTCCTGCTGAATGTACCCGTCATTCGGCAGCTGTACCACTGGGACTGTGGATTAGCCTGCTCCAGAATGGTTTTGAA GTACCTCCACCCTGTGAGTGATGAGGAGTTTCAGGGTGCTTGCTGGGAGTTGAAGCTGACGCAGAGTGTTTGGACAATTGACTTGGCCTACCTCATGTGCCAGCTGAGGATCCGGCACCGCTTCTGCACTCAGACACTGGGTGTTGACAAGGGCTTCAGGAATCAG TCCTTCTACAAAAAGCATTTTGACACTGAGGAAGACAGAGTCAACGAACTCTTCCTAAAGGCTGAAAGCAAGGGTGTGGTGGTGAATAAATG CTCTGTGACAATTCAGGAAATACAGGAACATATTTACCAGGGCCATGTGGCCATAGTGCTGGTCAACGCTGTGGTTCTGGTGTGTGAACTCTGCTCTTCGCCTGTCAAGTACTGCTGTTTCCTGCCTGTGGGCCAGAAGTGCTTCTGCAGGAAGCCAGAATACCAGGGTCACTTTGTGGTGGTGTGCGGCTTCAACCGGAGCACTGGCTGCATCTTCTACAACAACCCTGCCTACTCAGACC GCGTGTGTTGCACCAGCATTAGTAACTTTGAAGAGGCTCGAATGAGCTACGGAACAGATGAGGATATTCTGTTCATCTTCAAGGAGAGCTGA
- the LOC135539822 gene encoding protein GUCD1-like isoform X1 codes for MEDFDWHSNGHLSEHHHKYNDAVLLNVPVIRQLYHWDCGLACSRMVLKYLHPVSDEEFQGACWELKLTQSVWTIDLAYLMCQLRIRHRFCTQTLGVDKGFRNQSFYKKHFDTEEDRVNELFLKAESKGVVVNKCSVTIQEIQEHIYQGHVAIVLVNAVVLVCELCSSPVKYCCFLPVGQKCFCRKPEYQGHFVVVCGFNRSTGCIFYNNPAYSDRVCCTSISNFEEARMSYGTDEDILFIFKES; via the exons ATGATGCTGTCCTGCTGAATGTACCCGTCATTCGGCAGCTGTACCACTGGGACTGTGGATTAGCCTGCTCCAGAATGGTTTTGAA GTACCTCCACCCTGTGAGTGATGAGGAGTTTCAGGGTGCTTGCTGGGAGTTGAAGCTGACGCAGAGTGTTTGGACAATTGACTTGGCCTACCTCATGTGCCAGCTGAGGATCCGGCACCGCTTCTGCACTCAGACACTGGGTGTTGACAAGGGCTTCAGGAATCAG TCCTTCTACAAAAAGCATTTTGACACTGAGGAAGACAGAGTCAACGAACTCTTCCTAAAGGCTGAAAGCAAGGGTGTGGTGGTGAATAAATG CTCTGTGACAATTCAGGAAATACAGGAACATATTTACCAGGGCCATGTGGCCATAGTGCTGGTCAACGCTGTGGTTCTGGTGTGTGAACTCTGCTCTTCGCCTGTCAAGTACTGCTGTTTCCTGCCTGTGGGCCAGAAGTGCTTCTGCAGGAAGCCAGAATACCAGGGTCACTTTGTGGTGGTGTGCGGCTTCAACCGGAGCACTGGCTGCATCTTCTACAACAACCCTGCCTACTCAGACC GCGTGTGTTGCACCAGCATTAGTAACTTTGAAGAGGCTCGAATGAGCTACGGAACAGATGAGGATATTCTGTTCATCTTCAAGGAGAGCTGA